One segment of Acropora muricata isolate sample 2 chromosome 8, ASM3666990v1, whole genome shotgun sequence DNA contains the following:
- the LOC136926214 gene encoding cell division cycle 5-related protein-like: MPRIIIKGGVWRNTEDEILKAAVMKYGKNQWSRIASLLHRKSAKQCKARWYEWLDPSIKKTEWSREEDEKLLHLAKLMPTQWRTIAPLIGRTAAQCLERYEFLLDQAQAKEGEKDEGEDPRKLRPGEIDPNPETKPARPDPIDMDEDELEMLSEARARLANTQGKKAKRKAREKQLEEARRLAALQKRRELRAAGIEIRKHRKKRRGVDYNAEIPFEKKPAQGFYDTGEEELPDYQPDFKKLRQDHLDGKMRDDVEQQERKKDKEKIKKRKENDLPGAVMQINKLNNPDSVKQRSKLVLPRPQISDTELEEIVKMGQASETARLSVEDSHIASNALLSEYSVTPAAAHALRTPRTPAEQDTVLQEAQNILALSNVDTPLKGGMNTPLKESNFEGVTPKHQAIQTPNMMLTTPYRTPQGAAGEGATPRMAGTPHRSGGGITPGRASVRDKLNINPEEALMEEYENGYGAKQQQEEMKAQLKAGLASLPAPSNDFEIVLPETDDGGAEEVTDESFIEDAADIDARKMAMKEAEALRERKRQSQAVQRNMPRPSDVNVTVLRPANIDPPLTGLQKAEELIKREMVTMIRNDVVNHPTALQIENLTQKKTKNAMQAVLASNRAALESEPLEVFTEKEIANARQLLGGEIEFVKSKMAHGDLPIESYTKVWEECFAQVLFLPTQQRYTRAALASKKDRLESLEKRLELNRTHMTEDAKRAAKIEKKLKVLLGGYQSRGVGLTKQINDLYEQVEQVHTEKETFRSLREHELRAIPKRLESLREDVSRQTDREHQLQSRYSNLLYERDALYSQIPQQ, encoded by the exons ATGCCCAGAATCATCATTAAAGGTGGTGTGTGGAGAAATACAGAG GACGAGATCCTCAAGGCTGCTGTTAtgaaatatggcaaaaatcagTGGTCCAGAATTGCATCTTTGCTGCATCGCAAGTCAGCCAAACAATGCAAGGCCAGATG GTATGAATGGTTGGATCCCAGCATAAAAAAG ACTGAGTGGAGTCGTGAAGAAGATGAAAAACTACTTCATTTGGCAAAACTTATGCCAACACAGTGGAGAACTATTGCACCTCTAATTGGACGAACAGCCGCGCAGTGCCTTGAAAGATATGAGTTTCTTCT GGATCAGGCACAAGCAAAAGAAGGGGAGAAAGATGAAGGCGAGGATCCAAGGAAACTCCGTCCTGGAGAAATTGATCCTAACCCCGAAACAAAACCAGCCCGACCAGATCCCATTGATATGGATGAAGATG AGCTGGAAATGTTGTCAGAGGCCAGGGCTCGTCTGGCAAATACTCAGGGAAAGAAGGCCAAGAGAAAAGCAAGAGAAAAGCAACTGGAGGAAGCAAG ACGTCTTGCTGCCTTACAGAAGAGAAGGGAATTGAGAGCTGCTGGTATAGA GATACGTAAACATCGGAAGAAAAGAAGAGGAGTTGATTATAATGCAGAAATTCCATTTGAAAAGAAACCTGCTCAAG GTTTTTATGACACTGGTGAAGAAGAGCTGCCTGATTATCAACCAGATTTTAAAAAGCTGCGTCAAGACCACCTGGATGGGAAAATGAGGGATGATGTTGAGCAG caagagagaaagaaagataaagaaaaaataaaaaaaagaaaggaaaatgattTGCCAGGAGCTGTCATGCAGATTAACAA aCTGAATAATCCTGACTCGGTAAAGCAACGAAGCAAACTTGTTCTTCCCAGGCCACAAATTTCTGATACAGAATTGGAAGAG ATTGTAAAAATGGGCCAGGCAAGTGAGACAGCTCGTTTGTCAGTGGAAGACAGCCACATAGCATCAAATGCTCTTCTTAGTGAGTATTCAGTAACACCTGCTGCAGCACATGCACTGAGGACGCCACGCACTCCTGCAGAACAAGATACTGTTTTACAG GAAGCCCAAAACATCTTGGCTTTGTCCAATGTGGACACTCCTTTAAAAGGAGGCATGAACACACCATTGAAGGAGAGTAACTTTGAAGGTGTCACACCTAAGCATCAGGCCATTCAGACGCCCAACATGATGCTGACAACACCTTACAGAACACCACAGGGAGCTGCTGGAG AGGGAGCGACCCCGCGGATGGCGGGAACTCCTCACAGGAGTGGTGGCGGTATCACACCTGGCCGAGCTTCGGTGAGAGACAAGCTGAATATCAATCCAGAAGAAGCGCTGATGGAAGAGTATGAAAATGGATACGGAGCTAAACAGCAGCAG GAAGAGATGAAAGCTCAATTGAAGGCAGGATTAGCGTCACTTCCGGCACCTTCCAATGACTTTGAAATTGTACTGCCTGAG ACTGATGACGGAGGAGCTGAAGAAGTTACAGATGAGAGTTTTATTGAAGATGCAGCAGATATTGATGCTAGAAAGATGGCCATGAAGGAAGCAGAAG CATTGAGAGAACGGAAACGCCAATCACAAGCTGTTCAAAGAAACATGCCCCGCCCCTCTGATGTAAACGTCACAGTTCTGAGGCCCGCTAACATTGACCCACCTCTAACAGGACTGCAAAAG GCAGAAGAACTTATCAAACGTGAGATGGTCACAATGATTAGAAACGACGTTGTCAATCACCCAACGGCTCTTCAGATTGAAAACTTGacacaaaagaaaacgaaaaacgcCATGCAAGCTGTCCTGGCTTCCAACCGAGCGGCACTTGAAAGCGAGCCGCTGGAAGTTTTCACAGAAAAGGAGATCGCCAACGCGCGCCAGTTGCTTGGCGGCGAAATAGAGTTTGTCAAGTCCAAAATGGCGCATGGGGATCTTCCGATTGAAAGTTACACCAAAGTGTGGGAAGAATGTTTTGCTCAG GTATTGTTTCTGCCAACGCAACAGCGGTACACCAGAGCGGCGTTAGCCAGTAAAAAAGACAGACTTGAATCATTGGAGAAACGTCTAGAG TTGAATCGCACCCACATGACAGAGGACGCAAAACGGGCggccaaaattgaaaaaaaacttaaagTTCTTCTCGGTGGTTATCAG AGCCGTGGTGTTGGATTGACGAAACAGATCAACGATTTGTACGAGCAGGTGGAACAGGTTCacacagaaaaagaaacattcagATCGCTGAGAGAGCACGAACTGAGAGCTATTCCCAAGCGACTCGAG
- the LOC136926219 gene encoding large ribosomal subunit protein bL19m-like, translating into MASRLGSRLRLLSPYVDEKVFRSLEKRLEGIPQPEKKPNKPQSTTENGQESGKGRTAITSLHKKVKVKVNVDKWFQTNTAELEVKPIYKTLPNAKVALDGATPEPRFLWKEKDWPSGFPDSPEEAKTDVMTYLEQKDCYRRLQKLNAKDFSVGSVVAVTRADPLIAKGKVKFVGICIAKNHWQNTLGATFTLRNVVEGEPVEVNFQLYSPLIQRIEVLRHMRRHRKALWYLRDYPPSMSSVNEKMKALPYTEEPELYIPTKEEKKKVKAWFSGVWKAKRR; encoded by the exons ATGGCTTCAAGATTGGGTTCGCGGCTGAGGTTATTGTCGCCTTATGTTGATGAGAAAGTGTTCCGAAGTCTAGAGAAACGCTTGGAAGGCATTCCTCAGCCAGAAAAGAAACCTAACAAACCACAATCCACAACAG AGAATGGACAAGAAAGTGGTAAAGGAAGGACTGCCATTACTTCTTTGCATAAAAAGGTCAAG GTAAAAGTCAATGTGGATAAGTGGTTCCAGACAAATACAGCTGAGCTTGAGGTCAAGCCAATATACAAGACACTTCCAAATGCAAAAGTAGCATTGGATGGTGCAACTCCAGAGCCCCGTTTTCTCTGGAAAGAAAAGGACTGGCCGAGTGGGTTTCCAGATTCTCCTGAAGAAGCTAAAACAGATGTCATGACCTATCTGGAGCAAAAAGACTGTTATCGCAGGTTGCAGAaactgaatgcaaaagatttctCAGTCGGAAGTGTTGTAGCTGTCACCAGAGCAGACCCTCTGATTGCTAAAGGGAAAGTTAA atttGTAGGGATTTGCATTGCCAAGAACCATTGGCAAAACACACTAGGTGCCACATTTACACTGCGCAATGTGGTAGAAGGTGAACCAGTAGAAGTCAATTTTCAGCTGTATTCTCCTCTAATTCAGAGGATAGAAGTTCTACGACACATGCGCAGGCACAGAAAGGCTTTGTGGTATCTGAGGGACTACCCACCATCCATGAGCTCTGTCAATGAAAAGATGAAGGCATTGCCTTACACTGAAGAACCAGAACTTTACATTCCCACTAAAGAGGAGAAAAAGAAGGTTAAGGCATGGTTTAGTGGTGTGTGGAAAGCAAAGAGAAGATGA